A genomic window from Streptomyces broussonetiae includes:
- a CDS encoding DUF2797 domain-containing protein, protein MAHGWTCSGLRWTPDGPVLGWDGGRRGALPWGKRVAFAVPEDGVRRCVGARGHACPGRIAVSGRSTGARCEECARLDRAHSVAADTIADDPRPYRVYLAWFGPGMAKVGITAVERGDARLLEQGAVCFSWLGTGPLMAARRTEELLRAALGVPDRIPYAEKRAVRSALPRTAAERAAELRELHARAVDLPGWPESLRPAECHVADHVTVFGLDRAPGAYGEVVELAPGGAVSGELVAAAGPDLHLAVGERGVVVLDTRLMAGWVMVPFGGPGDRLGLPVREFRRAQEGLF, encoded by the coding sequence ATGGCACACGGATGGACATGCTCGGGACTGCGGTGGACGCCGGACGGACCCGTGCTGGGCTGGGACGGCGGGCGGCGCGGTGCGCTGCCGTGGGGGAAGCGGGTCGCCTTCGCCGTGCCGGAAGACGGTGTGCGCAGGTGCGTGGGGGCGCGGGGGCACGCGTGTCCGGGGCGGATCGCCGTGTCGGGGCGGAGCACGGGTGCTCGCTGCGAGGAGTGTGCGCGGCTGGACCGGGCGCACTCCGTGGCCGCCGACACGATCGCCGACGACCCGCGGCCGTACCGGGTGTATCTGGCGTGGTTCGGGCCCGGGATGGCCAAGGTGGGCATCACCGCCGTGGAGCGGGGCGACGCACGGCTGCTCGAGCAGGGTGCCGTGTGTTTCAGCTGGCTCGGCACCGGCCCGCTGATGGCCGCCCGGCGCACCGAGGAACTGCTGCGGGCCGCGCTCGGGGTGCCGGACCGGATCCCCTACGCCGAGAAGCGGGCGGTGCGCTCGGCGCTGCCGCGGACCGCGGCCGAGCGCGCCGCCGAGCTGCGGGAGCTGCACGCGCGGGCCGTCGACCTGCCCGGCTGGCCGGAGTCGCTGCGGCCCGCCGAGTGCCATGTCGCCGACCACGTCACGGTGTTCGGGCTCGACCGGGCACCGGGCGCCTACGGAGAGGTCGTGGAGCTGGCGCCGGGCGGAGCCGTGAGCGGGGAGCTGGTCGCCGCGGCCGGACCCGATCTCCATCTGGCGGTCGGCGAACGCGGGGTCGTCGTGCTCGACACCCGGCTGATGGCGGGGTGGGTGATGGTGCCGTTCGGCGGCCCGGGAGACCGGCTCGGTCTCCCGGTGCGGGAGTTCCGGCGTGCGCAGGAAGGGCTGTTCTGA
- a CDS encoding sphingomyelin phosphodiesterase → MVSRRTASALTTAAAVLLLGAGGFTAAPSAGAATGTNLSVFAWNVDLGTPIVDSTQNEKAAQRTPTIESIIRKHGADVVVLDENFNNTSTADITSKLADLYPYHTPVVGQTCSGGGWNGISGDCSNSLFVINGGTMILSKYPITAQYAHVFSNSTYGTWDYHANKGAALAQIDKGGVKSWVVGTHLQADESDTSTDTTQATRLAQLREIRSWVDGIAGSNGPVLIGGDLNVEYYGGQSRGDYAGAQSAVNGVLGTPATDSSQTLRTMDCPASAWCQYMSGVESFPKDYRDDLDYIGYLNATNRPAPAAMSTVKVDFDPQSGWTTGQTDTNAPSDHYPVEATFQIG, encoded by the coding sequence ATGGTCTCGCGTCGTACCGCTTCCGCCCTCACCACCGCGGCGGCAGTCCTGCTGCTCGGCGCCGGCGGCTTCACGGCCGCCCCCAGCGCCGGCGCGGCCACCGGCACCAACCTGTCGGTGTTCGCCTGGAACGTCGACCTCGGCACCCCGATCGTCGACAGCACCCAGAACGAGAAGGCGGCCCAGCGCACCCCGACCATCGAATCGATCATCCGCAAGCACGGCGCGGACGTGGTGGTGCTGGACGAGAACTTCAACAACACCTCGACCGCCGACATCACCAGCAAGCTGGCCGACCTCTACCCGTACCACACCCCGGTCGTCGGCCAGACCTGCTCCGGCGGCGGCTGGAACGGCATCAGCGGCGACTGCTCGAACTCGCTGTTCGTCATCAACGGCGGCACGATGATCCTCTCCAAGTACCCGATCACCGCCCAGTACGCCCATGTCTTCAGCAACTCCACCTACGGCACCTGGGACTACCACGCCAACAAGGGCGCGGCACTGGCGCAGATCGACAAGGGCGGGGTGAAGAGCTGGGTGGTCGGCACCCACCTGCAGGCCGACGAGTCCGACACCTCCACCGACACCACGCAGGCCACCCGGCTCGCCCAGCTCCGCGAGATCCGCAGCTGGGTGGACGGCATCGCCGGGTCGAACGGGCCGGTGCTGATCGGCGGCGACCTGAACGTCGAGTACTACGGCGGCCAGTCGCGCGGCGACTACGCGGGCGCCCAGAGCGCGGTGAACGGCGTCCTCGGCACCCCGGCCACCGACTCGAGCCAGACCCTGCGCACCATGGACTGCCCGGCCTCCGCCTGGTGCCAGTACATGTCCGGCGTCGAGTCCTTCCCCAAGGACTACCGGGACGACCTCGACTACATCGGCTACCTGAACGCGACGAACCGCCCGGCCCCGGCCGCGATGTCCACGGTCAAGGTCGACTTCGACCCCCAGTCCGGCTGGACCACGGGCCAGACCGACACCAACGCCCCCAGCGACCACTACCCCGTCGAGGCGACGTTCCAGATCGGCTAG
- a CDS encoding PP2C family protein-serine/threonine phosphatase encodes MKVPAIDYAAVFQALPGAVALVTPQLIYADANAEFLRLRGLPREQVIGHFVPEDHPEKAPAEPLLLRVLASLRQAADTGERSIVALQRYDVEDPEQPGARQERYLDLTNVPVFGPDGRVSLLLHRAEDVTELIRAREVALALQEAMLPALRPVGRHQAAVRYRPAAEALNVAGDWYDLVDLPGDRIAVTVGDVVGHGLPAAGVMGQLRSALTAASLVAGGPARALEVLGLYARTVDGAENTTVATAFIDWETRTITYSSAGHPPPALLQRDETVEFLNQATDPPLAARPEHAPRIQAVTAFREGAVLALYTDGLIERRGEDIDTGLARLADSLARHQADDPEALADAVLNDLLPPGDATDDTALVIMRL; translated from the coding sequence ATGAAGGTACCGGCGATCGACTACGCGGCGGTGTTCCAGGCCCTACCCGGGGCGGTGGCGCTAGTGACCCCGCAACTGATCTACGCGGACGCCAACGCGGAGTTCTTGCGCCTGCGGGGCCTTCCACGCGAACAAGTGATCGGTCACTTCGTGCCTGAGGACCACCCCGAAAAAGCCCCCGCCGAGCCTCTCCTGCTCAGAGTTCTGGCGTCACTGCGCCAGGCGGCCGACACCGGTGAGCGCAGCATCGTGGCGTTGCAACGCTACGACGTGGAGGACCCCGAGCAGCCTGGCGCGCGGCAGGAGCGGTATTTGGACCTGACCAACGTTCCCGTCTTCGGCCCGGACGGGCGGGTGTCGCTGCTGCTGCACCGGGCGGAGGACGTCACCGAACTCATCCGCGCCCGTGAAGTGGCGCTGGCCTTGCAGGAAGCCATGCTGCCCGCTTTGCGCCCGGTCGGCCGGCATCAGGCGGCCGTACGCTACCGGCCTGCCGCCGAAGCACTGAATGTGGCCGGCGACTGGTACGACCTGGTTGATCTGCCCGGTGACCGCATCGCCGTCACCGTCGGCGACGTCGTCGGCCACGGCCTGCCCGCAGCCGGTGTCATGGGACAACTGCGCAGCGCCCTCACCGCCGCCTCCCTCGTCGCCGGCGGTCCCGCCCGCGCCCTGGAAGTCCTCGGGTTGTACGCCCGCACTGTCGACGGCGCCGAGAACACCACCGTGGCCACGGCATTCATCGACTGGGAGACCCGCACCATCACCTACAGCAGCGCCGGCCATCCACCACCCGCGCTCCTGCAGAGGGACGAGACCGTCGAGTTCCTGAACCAGGCCACCGACCCGCCCCTGGCCGCCCGCCCTGAACACGCCCCCCGGATCCAGGCTGTCACAGCCTTCCGCGAGGGCGCCGTTCTCGCGCTCTACACCGACGGCCTGATCGAACGACGCGGCGAAGACATCGACACCGGCCTCGCCCGACTCGCCGACTCCCTGGCCCGCCACCAGGCAGACGACCCCGAAGCCCTCGCCGACGCCGTGCTCAACGACCTGCTTCCACCAGGCGACGCCACCGACGACACCGCCCTGGTCATCATGCGCCTGTGA
- a CDS encoding COG4705 family protein produces MSKLPMVGAMFWATKIVATTLGESASNFVTMAPLNLGYAVGAMIFLMAFGVTLAMQLKADRFHPVVFWSVILTTSIVGTSMSDYINRTAGLGYAGGSILLTSLLVIVLIGWRMTGQTMDVERIATTEGEVLYWTATLVSNTLGTSSGDFLSGGLGLGFRDSSLLLSGAMLVILAAHYLTPISGTALFWAAYVLTRPLGAVAENAVEKPVAQGGLGSGTTVTSSALLAVLAILVGRQMVGGHHVTRKVDAAFATDSHDPQPVGPSTATSTDGYAGKPPGRHSHRGEGDRADL; encoded by the coding sequence GTGAGCAAGTTGCCGATGGTCGGCGCGATGTTCTGGGCGACCAAGATCGTGGCCACCACGCTGGGCGAGTCGGCATCGAACTTTGTCACGATGGCCCCACTGAACCTCGGCTACGCCGTTGGCGCGATGATCTTCCTGATGGCGTTCGGGGTCACCCTGGCGATGCAGCTCAAGGCTGACCGCTTCCACCCGGTGGTGTTCTGGTCGGTCATTCTGACGACCAGCATCGTGGGCACCTCGATGTCCGACTACATCAACCGCACTGCTGGGCTCGGCTACGCCGGCGGCTCAATTCTGCTGACCAGCCTGCTGGTGATCGTGCTGATCGGGTGGCGGATGACCGGACAGACCATGGATGTGGAACGGATCGCCACCACGGAGGGCGAGGTCTTGTACTGGACCGCGACACTGGTGTCCAACACGCTGGGTACCTCCAGCGGTGACTTCCTCTCCGGCGGTCTGGGCCTCGGCTTCCGCGACAGTTCTCTGCTGCTGTCCGGGGCCATGCTCGTGATCCTTGCCGCGCACTATCTGACCCCTATCTCCGGCACTGCGCTGTTCTGGGCGGCCTACGTGTTGACCCGCCCTCTCGGAGCGGTGGCGGAGAACGCGGTGGAAAAGCCCGTCGCGCAGGGCGGGCTCGGATCGGGAACCACGGTCACCTCATCCGCGCTGCTCGCCGTCCTGGCAATTCTGGTGGGCCGGCAGATGGTCGGGGGCCACCATGTGACCCGCAAGGTGGATGCCGCCTTCGCAACCGATAGCCACGATCCCCAGCCTGTCGGCCCGTCAACAGCAACTTCGACGGATGGCTACGCAGGCAAACCCCCGGGACGCCACTCGCACCGAGGGGAAGGCGACCGGGCCGATCTCTGA
- a CDS encoding tyrosine-type recombinase/integrase, with protein sequence MARVGVRAHEPGDLYVQTRCRAWRLSQAEAARARAGLLTTDENTTLVTASSAKEGRQLLAVARDSRLWAAYELAVRIGLRRGEVLGLRWSDVDLHEGVLTVRSRLIHPHSPVRSN encoded by the coding sequence GTGGCGAGGGTCGGTGTACGTGCCCACGAGCCCGGTGATCTCTACGTCCAGACCCGTTGCCGCGCCTGGCGCCTCTCCCAGGCCGAAGCCGCCCGCGCCCGCGCCGGCCTCCTCACCACCGACGAGAACACCACCCTCGTCACCGCCTCTTCCGCCAAGGAGGGGCGTCAGCTCCTGGCGGTGGCCCGCGACAGCCGGCTGTGGGCCGCGTATGAGCTGGCCGTCCGTATCGGCCTACGTCGGGGTGAGGTGCTGGGACTGCGCTGGTCGGACGTGGATCTTCACGAAGGCGTTCTCACCGTCCGTAGCCGTTTGATCCACCCGCACTCACCGGTTAGGTCGAACTGA
- a CDS encoding SSI family serine proteinase inhibitor, whose protein sequence is MGAVAAPALGAVSALVALAAVPAVAAPALPPPVLPEDRAGDHLTVVVQHAGSGRDGTYELFCHPDSGTHPDPAGTCRALDGQTRWGQDTFAPVEPGSTCTMIYGGPATAHVTGTWAGRPVDAVYDRSNGCEIGRWDRMVPLLPKPGPA, encoded by the coding sequence GTGGGCGCCGTCGCCGCCCCCGCACTCGGCGCCGTCTCGGCCCTGGTCGCCCTCGCCGCCGTACCCGCCGTCGCGGCGCCCGCCCTGCCCCCGCCCGTGCTACCGGAGGACCGGGCCGGTGATCACCTCACCGTCGTGGTGCAGCACGCCGGGTCCGGGCGGGACGGAACGTACGAACTCTTCTGTCATCCGGACAGCGGCACTCATCCGGATCCGGCCGGGACCTGCCGGGCGCTGGACGGGCAGACGCGGTGGGGGCAGGACACCTTCGCCCCGGTGGAGCCCGGCTCCACCTGCACCATGATCTACGGCGGCCCGGCCACCGCCCATGTCACCGGCACCTGGGCCGGACGCCCGGTCGACGCCGTCTACGACCGCAGCAACGGGTGCGAGATCGGGCGCTGGGACCGGATGGTGCCGCTGCTGCCGAAGCCGGGACCGGCCTAG